In Phoenix dactylifera cultivar Barhee BC4 unplaced genomic scaffold, palm_55x_up_171113_PBpolish2nd_filt_p 000317F, whole genome shotgun sequence, the DNA window TCCAATGATGATGACACACCTAAGCAAAAGTTTCCGCCTCTTTCGGCTTATAAACCAGTATCTCCTTTTCCTCAAGCTTTAGCAGAATCTAGAAAAGATGAGCAAAATAAAGATTTATATGAGACTTTTCATAGATGCGAGGTAAATATTCCACTTTTAAATGCTATTAAACAAGTACCTCGTTATGCTAAATTCCTGAAAGAGCTGTGTACAATTCAGCGGAAACAGAAACTTAAAGGATGTGAGAAGGTGAGAGTTGGGGAGAATGTTTCTACAGTTATTCAAAGAAAACTCCCTGCGAAGTGCAAAGATCCAGGTATGTTTACTATCCCTTGTACGATAGGTAATACTAGATTTGAGAAAGCCATGATAGATTTAGGAGCTTCTatcaatgtcatgtcatattctatatatgcttctttgaaACTTGGATCTTTGAATAAAACTGGTGTTGtgattcaattggctgatagatCTAATGCCTATCCTAAGGGTGTGGTTGAGGATGTTCTTGTGCAAGTTAATAATTTGGTTTTCCCTGCTGATTTCTATGTGCTTGATATGGAGAATGGTGATCAAACTGCTCCTATTTTGTTAGGAAGACCATTCTTAAAGACATCCAAGACTAAGATAGATATTCATAGTGGCACACTTACTATGGAATTTGATGGTGAAATTATTAAGTTTAATATTTATGACGCCATGAAATATCCTGGTGATGataatcctatttattctattgAGGTGATTGATTCTTTAGCGCAGGAAGTTTTTGAACTTCATAGAAAAGATGGATTGGAAGTTGCCATTAGTAAGCATCTTGAGAAAGAGAATGAGGAGTTAGTCTTGAGTACTGATTTGCAGAAAACTGTTGCAGTATTGAATAATTTTCCAAAGTTACAGCAGTCAGGTAACGTTTCTTATATTGCATTACTAGTTTCTAACGAGGCCTTTACCCTCTGTCTTGCAGGCCCCTATTCCAGATTTGAAGCCTCTCCCCAGTCACCTCAAGTACGTGTTCCTTGGAGACAGAGGAACATTACC includes these proteins:
- the LOC120105597 gene encoding uncharacterized protein LOC120105597, whose amino-acid sequence is MATAISRLEAQSSKKLSSQTVVNPRKNASAIVLRSGKEVEIPPKATPTSSKQEKEKNVVADRNVSNDDDTPKQKFPPLSAYKPVSPFPQALAESRKDEQNKDLYETFHRCEVNIPLLNAIKQVPRYAKFLKELCTIQRKQKLKGCEKVRVGENVSTVIQRKLPAKCKDPGMFTIPCTIGNTRFEKAMIDLGASINVMSYSIYASLKLGSLNKTGVVIQLADRSNAYPKGVVEDVLVQVNNLVFPADFYVLDMENGDQTAPILLGRPFLKTSKTKIDIHSGTLTMEFDGEIIKFNIYDAMKYPGDDNPIYSIEVIDSLAQEVFELHRKDGLEVAISKHLEKENEELVLSTDLQKTVAVLNNFPKLQQSGNVSYIALLVSNEAFTLCLAGPYSRFEASPQSPQVRVPWRQRNITSDHLR